Proteins encoded together in one Erinaceus europaeus chromosome 11, mEriEur2.1, whole genome shotgun sequence window:
- the LOC103125521 gene encoding cornifin-B-like → MSSYQQKQTTIPPPQLEQHQVKQPCQPPPQQPPVPCVPDDISDPGQTKVPLPGIKVPLPQEPVHPQIPHPVDPLPGIKVPLPQEPFNPQVPHPVDPLPGIKVPLPQPIKPQVPHPVDPHPGIKVPLPPQPVNPQVPHPGTKVPVPPTPVVTPGPGQQKTKQK, encoded by the coding sequence ATGAGCTCCTATCAGCAGAAGCAGACCACCATCCCACCCCCTCAGCTGGAGCAGCACCAGGTGAAGCAGCCTTGCCAGCCTCCACCTCAGCAGCCTCCAGTGCCCTGTGTGCCTGACGACATCAGCGATCCTGGCCAGACCAAGGTGCCCCTGCCTGGCATCAAGGTCCCCCTGCCACAAGAGCCTGTCCACCCCCAAATCCCTCATCCTGTTGACCCCCTGCCTGGCATCAAGGTCCCCCTGCCACAGGAGCCTTTTAACCCCCAAGTcccccatccagttgaccccctGCCTGGCATCAAGGTCCCCCTGCCACAGCCtatcaagccccaagtcccccatCCTGTGGACCCCCACCCTGGCATCAAGGTCCCCCTGCCACCACAGCCTGTCAACCCCCAAGTCCCCCACCCTGGCACCAAGGTTCCAGTGCCACCCACTCCAGTGGTCACTCCAGGACCAGGGCAGCAGAAGACCAAGCAGAAGTGA
- the LOC107523341 gene encoding cornifin: MSSHQQKQPCTAPPQPQQQQVKQPCQPPPQEPCAPKTKEPCHTKVPEPCHPKMPEPCHPKMPEPCHPKMPEPCHPKVPEPCPSTVTLAPSQQKTKQK; this comes from the coding sequence ATGAGCTCCCACCAGCAGAAGCAGCCCTGCACTgcacccccccagccccagcagcaGCAGGTGAAGCAGCCCTGCCAGCCTCCACCCCAGGAACCCTGTGCCCCCAAAACCAAGGAGCCATGCCATACTAAGGTGCCTGAGCCCTGCCATCCCAAGATGCCTGAGCCCTGCCATCCCAAGATGCCTGAGCCCTGCCATCCCAAGATGCCTGAGCCCTGCCACCCCAAGGTGCCTGAACCCTGCCCTTCAACAGTCACTCTGGCCCCATCTCAGCAGAAGACCAAGCAGAAGTAA